One Nostoc sp. UHCC 0302 DNA window includes the following coding sequences:
- a CDS encoding aminotransferase class I/II-fold pyridoxal phosphate-dependent enzyme, which produces MSEIQRKKISAKADQFTESVIREMTRVALQYDAVNLAQGFPDFPCPPELKQAAYAAIEADVNQYAITWGDRPFRHVIANKVRWYLGLDIDPETQITVTCGSTEAMASVMLATVDPGDEVIVFEPYYENYGPDAILAGATPRYVTLHPPDWTFDETQLRQAFNANTKAIIINTPHNPTGKVFTREELTLIAELCQQWDVLAFTDEIYEHILYDGTQHIALATLPGMEERTVTINGLSKTYSVTGWRVGYILANPKLTGAIRKVHDFLTVGAPAPLQRAGVAAMQLPTSYYEDLAKLYQGKRDSIVQILEQVGIPYFLPKGAYYVLADISKFGYKTDIEFAYHLIKNIGVAVVPGSSFFSQPEKGHSLIRFCFSKKPETLQAASNKLLKLTSTLQSTS; this is translated from the coding sequence GTGAGTGAGATTCAGCGTAAAAAAATATCAGCGAAGGCAGACCAGTTCACAGAGTCCGTGATTCGAGAAATGACACGGGTAGCACTGCAATATGATGCAGTGAACTTGGCGCAGGGGTTTCCTGATTTTCCTTGTCCACCAGAGTTGAAACAGGCAGCCTATGCAGCAATTGAGGCAGATGTTAACCAGTATGCAATTACTTGGGGCGATCGCCCATTTCGTCATGTGATCGCCAATAAAGTCCGTTGGTATCTTGGCTTAGATATTGACCCCGAAACCCAAATCACAGTCACTTGTGGTTCTACAGAAGCAATGGCATCTGTAATGCTGGCAACAGTCGATCCAGGTGATGAAGTAATTGTATTTGAGCCATATTACGAAAACTACGGCCCAGATGCAATTTTAGCTGGTGCTACACCCCGCTACGTCACACTGCATCCTCCCGATTGGACATTTGATGAAACACAGTTGCGTCAAGCTTTCAACGCCAACACCAAAGCCATTATTATTAACACACCCCACAATCCCACAGGCAAAGTCTTCACCCGTGAAGAACTCACCTTAATTGCCGAACTTTGTCAGCAGTGGGATGTACTAGCCTTCACAGACGAAATTTACGAACACATTCTCTATGACGGTACACAACATATTGCACTAGCAACCCTTCCTGGCATGGAAGAACGCACCGTTACCATTAACGGACTATCTAAAACTTACAGCGTCACCGGATGGCGAGTTGGCTACATTCTTGCAAACCCCAAACTAACAGGAGCCATTCGTAAAGTCCATGACTTTTTGACCGTTGGCGCTCCCGCACCATTACAACGCGCTGGAGTCGCCGCCATGCAACTGCCAACATCCTACTATGAAGACTTAGCCAAACTCTACCAAGGCAAGCGAGACAGCATAGTGCAGATTCTGGAGCAAGTCGGAATTCCCTACTTTCTCCCTAAAGGAGCCTATTACGTCCTAGCCGATATTTCCAAATTTGGCTACAAAACCGATATTGAATTTGCCTACCACCTAATCAAAAATATTGGTGTAGCTGTAGTTCCCGGTTCCAGCTTTTTTAGCCAACCAGAAAAAGGGCATTCACTAATCCGCTTCTGCTTCAGCAAAAAACCCGAAACATTGCAAGCAGCTAGCAACAAATTGCTTAAATTAACATCCACATTACAATCAACATCCTAA
- a CDS encoding MBL fold metallo-hydrolase, which produces MKSLHRPDLYSWSSFNPARNIDFNGYAWIRPDGNILIDPVALSNHDWNHLQSLGGVVWIVLTNSEHIRASKEIADQTYAKIAGPVAEKDSFPIFCDRWLADGDELVPGLKVIELQGSKTPGELALLLEETTLITGDLVRARKAGSLTILPDDKLLNRKEAVASVQRLAELSQVEAVLVGDGWPVFRDGRDRLKELVATL; this is translated from the coding sequence ATGAAATCTTTGCACCGTCCTGACCTATATAGCTGGTCTAGTTTCAATCCTGCAAGAAATATAGATTTCAATGGATATGCCTGGATTCGTCCAGATGGCAACATCTTGATTGACCCAGTAGCTTTATCAAACCATGATTGGAATCATCTGCAATCCCTCGGTGGTGTAGTTTGGATTGTACTGACTAACTCCGAGCATATCAGGGCTAGTAAAGAAATTGCCGATCAAACTTATGCCAAGATAGCTGGCCCTGTGGCAGAAAAAGACTCTTTCCCCATATTTTGCGATCGCTGGCTTGCGGATGGGGATGAGTTAGTACCTGGATTGAAGGTGATTGAACTCCAAGGTTCCAAAACTCCCGGTGAACTGGCATTATTGCTAGAGGAAACTACCTTGATTACAGGGGATTTAGTCCGCGCACGTAAAGCAGGTAGCTTAACGATTTTGCCAGATGACAAGCTGCTGAATCGAAAAGAGGCGGTTGCTTCTGTGCAGAGGTTAGCAGAACTGAGTCAGGTAGAAGCTGTGTTGGTGGGAGATGGCTGGCCAGTCTTTCGAGATGGCCGCGATCGCTTAAAGGAACTTGTAGCAACACTGTGA